A window of the Brassica napus cultivar Da-Ae chromosome C5, Da-Ae, whole genome shotgun sequence genome harbors these coding sequences:
- the LOC106424997 gene encoding glutathione S-transferase T3-like codes for MEFNPFTEPSNFVDLLSSQQNVVFGNVPESQLPFFASQATHDSNIGEETQGSRKERRTWSSTDDIVLISSWLNTSKDTVVGNEQRSIAFWKRIAVYYNASPKLVGCEKREAAHCKNRWQKINDLVCKFCGAFEAATRERTSGQNETDWTELSTAKAEGSSKKRKSMDVSHSASSKAIDVDSGDEATTRLPGVKASKARSKKPIGDAKYYEEFQSMWSMKKEDLTIKKELSKIKLLETLIGKEGPLADYEETLKKKLINELG; via the exons ATGGAATTTAATCCTTTTACTGAGCCTTCAAACTTTGTTGACCTGCTTAGCAGTCAACAGAATGTGGTCTTTGGTAATGTACCCGAGTCACAGCTTCCCTTCTTTGCTAGTCAAGCCACACACGATTCGAACATTGGTGAAGAGACTCAAGGCAGCCGTAAGGAGAGGAGGACGTGGTCTTCAACTGACGACATTGTGCTCATCAGCTCGTGGTTAAACACGAGCAAAGATACAGTAGTGGGGAATGAACAGAGGTCTATTGCATTCTGGAAGCGAATTGCTGTGTACTACAACGCTAGTCCCAAGCTTGTTGGGTGTGAAAAGCGAGAGGCAGCTCACTGTAAGAATCGTTGGCAGAAGATAAATGACCTCGTTTGCAAGTTTTGTGGAGCTTTTGAAGCTGCGACCAGAGAGAGAACCAGTGGGCAAAATGAAACTGAT TGGACTGAGTTGTCTACGGCTAAAGCTGAGGGAAGCTCTAAAAAGAGGAAGAGTATGGACGTTTCTCATTCTGCAAGCTCTAAAGCAATTGATGTAGACTCTGGTGATGAAGCAACAACTCGTCTCCCTGGAGTTAAGGCATCAAAAGCTCGTTCTAAGAAGCCAATTGGTGATGCAAAGTACTACGAAGAGTTTCAGTCAATGTGGTCTATGAAGAAGGAGGATTTGACTATAAAGAAGGAGCTGTCTAAGATCAAGCTTCTGGAGACTCTCATTGGTAAAGAAGGACCACTCGCGGATTATGAAGAAACTTTGAAGAAGAAACTCATTAATGAGTTagg GTGA